The genomic window CTAATTCAAAAACATACTTCCCTATTGCACCTTTTAAATACGCATCAAATTCCTCTGATGTCATTTTTCTAAACGCTAACACATTCTACACTCCTTTTATTAAGTGGTAAAATATAACAAATAATACTACTTATAGTATATCATTAAATGGTGTAATTTTTATATTATATGCTTTAAGAAGAGTAATACATGCATAAAAATAGCGTACTCCAGGTGAATAGAGTACGCAACTTTCTGTAAACTGTTTTAAACAATCTTCGTTGTCCAGTCTTCTACATTAAAGACATCCGTCACAAAGCTTTGGTAGAAATACGGTTCATGACTTACAATGATGACAGTTCCATTGAATTCACGGATGGCTTTTTCTAATTCGGCTTTCGCATCTACATCCAGGTGGTTCGTTGGCTCATCTAACACGAGTAAATTTAGTCGCTTAAGCAGTAATTTACAAAGCCTTACCTTTGCATTTTCCCCACCTGATAAAACGCGCATCTGACTCATAATATTCTCGGAAGTTAGGGCGCACTTAGCAAGTTCTGATCTTACTTCATGATTCGTTAAGGCAGGGTATTCATTCCAAACTTCATCTAAAGCTGTATTTGTATTATCCTTATGGTCCTCTTGTTCAAAATATCCAATTTCAACATTTTCACCAAACCTGATCGTTCCTTCTACTGAAGGGATGATTCCAAGTATAGTTTTTAGTAGGGTAGACTTACCTAAACCATTGACACCACAAATCGCAATTTTCTTTCCTTTTTCAATCGTAAACGAAATCGGTTTTGTAAGCGGTGAATCATATCCAATCACTAAATCAGTAGCTTCTATTAATACTCGACTAGGTGTTTTACCTTCCTTAAAGTTAAAGACCGGTTTTGCCTTTTCTCGTGGCTTTTCAATTTTATCCATTTTCTCTAATCTCTTAGCACGACTGTTTGCCATCCCTCTTGTGGCAACTCGAGCTTTATTCCTAGCAATGAAGTCCTCCATACGATTTATTTCTTTTTGTTGACGCTCATAATCTTTTTCTAGTTGACGTTGCTTTTGCTCATATAGGCGTTCAAAATCTTCGTAATTCCCTACATAACGTGTCAATTCACAGTCTTTAATATGGTATATAAGATTACAGACATTATTAATAAACGGAATATCATGGGACACCAAGATAAATGCATTTTCGTATTCCTTCAAATAATTAGTTAGCCATTCAATGTGCTCAACATCAAGGTAGTTTGTTGGCTCATCTAAGATTAATATTGTAGGATTTTGAAGTAACAGTTTCGCAAGTAGGATCTTAGTACGTTGTCCTCCACTTAGTTCATCTACCATTGTATCGAGTCCTAAGTCACCTAACCCAAGTCCCTGTGCAATCGTTTGAATCTTTGAATCGATAATATAAAATCCACTACTATCTAAAATACTCTGGATTTCAGCTGCATCCTCAAGGAGCTTGTCCATATCATCAGCATCAGCCATATTTTCATATAGGGTAAACATTTCTTTTTCTAATTCGATTAAATGGTTAAACGCTAATCGTAAGTTGTCCATTATTGTGGTCTCTGGTTTTAATACTGAATGCTGATCAAGGTATCCTACAGTCACTCGATTTGACCATTCCACCGTTCCTTCATCAGGCATTAACTTACCATTTATAATATTTAAGAAGGTAGATTTCCCTTCACCATTTGCTCCTACTAACGCAACATGCTCCCCCTTTAGTAAACGAAATGATACGTCTTCTAAAATAGAGCGTGCTCCAAATCCATGTGTTACATTTTTTACAGTTAATACACTCATACTCATTCTCCTTTATATCCTGAATATACCTTTCTAATAATATACAATAACAGTAGAAATGTAAATAGATAGTTATTGTAAATTTATAAGTAGAGAGCAATACCACTGTTATAAAGATGGACTAGCATATATTTCCTACAACCGTTTACATAGTATATTCAATTGAAACTTGTCAAATTTTGTGTTTTAATAATTGAAAACGAACAAAGGTGAAAGGAGAGACATCTATGAAGTATAGTGTTATTGTTTTATTATCTTTTCTATCGTTCTTTCTTATAGGATGTTCACAACAAGAGTCAACGTTTATTTACAATGATGGTACTTACACAGCAGAAGGTGATCATCGCGAACTTGGTTATGAAGTAGCTGAAGTAACGATTAAGAGCGATCGCATAGAAAAAGTAGTGCTTAAGCGTATGAATGCAGAAGGAAATGAAGTAAACTATAAAGAGTGGACAGGTGAAATATTTGATGGTGAAATGAGGCCAGACTTAAATAAGGCTCGCTTAGAACTAGCAACGATTATTGTTGATAAACAAATAACTGAAGTTGATGCTATTCAAGGTGCTACTATAAGCTCACAAGAATGGGTGAAAGCAGTTAATCGTGCACTCGAAAAGGCAGAAAGATAGACGCTCTACAATGGCTATCCCGTATTGGGATAGCTTTTTATATATACACAATTATGTTGCATTGTGCAAATAAAACATAATTGTGTAGGATTCGATCCAGAATGAAGTCCAAGAGATAAACTTAACAAAATCTCAATTTACAATAATAGTCTATATAAAGGTATTAGGAATTAAGTTAAATACGTGACAAAAGGTGTTTATTATAATAGGTTATTTATACGAATAGTTGATCAATTTTAACTTAGACAGTAACATTTTTCTAATTTCGCCATAAAAAATAGGATAGCAATCGCTACCCTAAGATTGGTTACTTATACACATACGAATACTCAACATCAAATAGATACTCAATTCTTTTTATTGTAAGTCGTTCACCAGTTCGCCAAACCTTATTGCCATTAATTAATAAATCATCTGCATCATTAACAATTTCAATACTATGGTGGTTTAATCTATGAGTTAAATTAAAGAATGGTGAAAAGGTACTTATAGATTCTGAGCCTTCTTTAACACGGCCAAATTCTATAAAATAGGCACCGAGTTGCAGATTATAATCCATATTATAGGTAGGTACTTCTGCCTTATAAAAGAATTGTTTATAATAAATAGGATTGTCTGATTTTAATCCAAAGACATAGTCATCTTTCTCTTTGTAAATTGTAAATACAGCCTCTTCTGTTATCGGAACAAATTGATGAGAAACCTCACGGTTATACTGATTCCAGATTAATAGGGCAACACCTGCCATTAGAATCCCTTGTTCTTTATTTGATTCTTGCATCATTGATAACGAATCTAGTTGCCGGTAATACAATGGTCGTTCTAGTGTACTAAAGATATTATAGTTTAATTCAGAAAGGTGTTGAGTATTTGATAACTGTGTTGTTTCATTAGTTCGTCGTATATAACTCATTTTGTAAGCTGACTTTTTTTCATCATATCCAGGATAAGTATCTTTTAAATCAATTAACTCAGATTCGATATACTCATAACTGTAATCATTGATTTTAACACTTTGATTTGTTTTCCGATCATGCTTCAATTTATAAATAGTCTGTCCGTAAAAATCTGCACGCTTATTGCTATAATTAATAATTACCATGCTTGGCTTTTTCTCTTTTAGTTCGCTCTTTAAATAGTACTGACTTGCCTCGATTCGTTCAGACTCAGTCATCTCGTAGTTCGAAAAGTCAACCTGAACAATTGCAACCGTACTTGCTGCACTCGTTTTCGGTTCATGATAAACCGTCTCATAGTTTGTAAACAGGTTTTTAAAATAGTTGTTATTTGGATTTACTTCTAAGATATTGATGAATTGATTACTAGGCGTAGTAGGAAGGGGATCATCCTCATACAAATAGTTTAGAACAATTCCTACAGAAAAGTAAGCAGTGAGTGCTACCATAACAAACATAAGAACTCTAAATAAGATTTCTAAAAACAACTTAATATAGACCACCTCCAATAGAGTGTTTGGGTACTCTTATGTTTTTTTAAAAACACTCTCTACAAACATCTCGTAATAGAGTGTTCGGATACTCTTATGTTTTTTGTTAAACGCTATTACGAACATCTCGCAATAGAGTGTTTGAGTACCTTATGTTTTTTTGAAAACACTCTCTACAAACATCTCGCAATAGAGTGTTCGGGTACTCTTATGTTTTTTGTTAAACACTCATTACGAACATCTCGCAATAGAGTGTTTGG from Haloplasma contractile SSD-17B includes these protein-coding regions:
- a CDS encoding ABC-F family ATP-binding cassette domain-containing protein, with the translated sequence MSVLTVKNVTHGFGARSILEDVSFRLLKGEHVALVGANGEGKSTFLNIINGKLMPDEGTVEWSNRVTVGYLDQHSVLKPETTIMDNLRLAFNHLIELEKEMFTLYENMADADDMDKLLEDAAEIQSILDSSGFYIIDSKIQTIAQGLGLGDLGLDTMVDELSGGQRTKILLAKLLLQNPTILILDEPTNYLDVEHIEWLTNYLKEYENAFILVSHDIPFINNVCNLIYHIKDCELTRYVGNYEDFERLYEQKQRQLEKDYERQQKEINRMEDFIARNKARVATRGMANSRAKRLEKMDKIEKPREKAKPVFNFKEGKTPSRVLIEATDLVIGYDSPLTKPISFTIEKGKKIAICGVNGLGKSTLLKTILGIIPSVEGTIRFGENVEIGYFEQEDHKDNTNTALDEVWNEYPALTNHEVRSELAKCALTSENIMSQMRVLSGGENAKVRLCKLLLKRLNLLVLDEPTNHLDVDAKAELEKAIREFNGTVIIVSHEPYFYQSFVTDVFNVEDWTTKIV
- a CDS encoding FMN-binding protein: MKYSVIVLLSFLSFFLIGCSQQESTFIYNDGTYTAEGDHRELGYEVAEVTIKSDRIEKVVLKRMNAEGNEVNYKEWTGEIFDGEMRPDLNKARLELATIIVDKQITEVDAIQGATISSQEWVKAVNRALEKAER